In Bacteroidota bacterium, a genomic segment contains:
- a CDS encoding AAA family ATPase codes for MEKSKEELQRLLQLLDMERNEERRQWRDRFLNTSLEQRVKEGTSWYPVVVDSEEIGLGDRIVLEISRNAADERGLFQNGSIAALWCNAEAYRKDPPSVTGVVIKAMKDKVILALDTDDTPDWIDEGKLGLDLSYDERGYKEMVRAINDVMGAQRDRLAELREVLLGQKAVSVDSRLGGAEFPELNPSQNDAVQLVRMAEDLAIVHGPPGTGKTTTLVRAIADTLKKEKQVLVCAASNLATDLLTEKLANQGIRVLRLGHPARVSEVVLQHSLDLQVSLHPSYKDMKKFRRDAESIRKQATKFKRNFGKEEREKRKELLQEAKDCQKQARDLEDFILQDLLGKAQAVTCTLTGAATSMLKGKHFSTLFIDEAAQATEPACWIPIRLADRVVFAGDHCQLPPTVKSQEAARAGFAVSLFEKCISRHPEAACMLRTQYRMHAQIMGFSNHAFYKDGLRADESVVDHRLSEDPEKPLLNKPLEFIDTAGCGYEEKLNPETKSLSNPGEADILFAHLMELCEALRSQKGWPSLGIISPYKDQVLLLRERLEQVAIHNGWRPFITVDTVDGFQGQERDIIYISMVRSNNEGGIGFLGDTRRMNVAMTRARKKLVLIGDSGTLALHPFYRDFLDYIDSQGAYVSAWDYVHLVGQ; via the coding sequence ATGGAAAAATCAAAAGAAGAACTGCAGCGCCTCCTGCAATTGCTGGACATGGAGCGCAACGAGGAACGCCGGCAATGGCGCGACCGATTCCTCAATACCTCGCTCGAGCAGCGGGTCAAGGAGGGCACAAGTTGGTACCCCGTCGTGGTCGACTCCGAAGAAATCGGCTTGGGTGACCGCATTGTGCTGGAAATCAGCCGAAATGCAGCCGATGAACGCGGCCTTTTCCAAAACGGAAGCATTGCCGCTCTTTGGTGCAATGCCGAGGCCTACCGCAAAGATCCGCCCTCCGTGACCGGCGTTGTGATCAAGGCCATGAAGGACAAGGTGATCCTCGCCCTCGACACCGACGACACCCCCGATTGGATCGACGAAGGCAAACTTGGCCTCGACCTGAGCTACGACGAACGCGGCTACAAAGAAATGGTCAGGGCCATCAACGATGTGATGGGCGCGCAGCGGGATCGCTTGGCTGAGCTGCGTGAGGTTTTGCTCGGTCAAAAAGCCGTTTCCGTGGATTCAAGACTCGGCGGTGCCGAATTCCCGGAATTGAATCCGTCGCAAAATGATGCCGTGCAACTCGTGCGTATGGCCGAGGATTTGGCCATTGTCCATGGGCCTCCCGGGACGGGCAAAACCACGACGCTTGTGCGGGCGATTGCCGACACATTAAAAAAGGAAAAGCAAGTGCTCGTTTGTGCAGCAAGCAATTTGGCAACGGACTTGCTCACCGAAAAATTGGCGAATCAAGGCATTCGGGTATTGCGATTGGGGCATCCTGCGCGGGTCTCGGAGGTGGTTTTGCAGCATAGTTTGGACTTGCAAGTGAGTTTGCATCCGAGCTACAAAGACATGAAGAAGTTCCGGCGCGATGCCGAATCCATTCGCAAGCAAGCCACCAAATTCAAGCGCAATTTTGGCAAGGAGGAGCGGGAGAAGCGCAAGGAATTGTTGCAAGAGGCGAAGGATTGCCAAAAACAGGCCCGAGACTTGGAGGATTTTATTTTGCAAGATTTGCTCGGGAAGGCGCAGGCGGTGACCTGTACGCTCACGGGCGCGGCGACCTCCATGCTCAAAGGCAAGCATTTTTCGACACTTTTCATTGACGAGGCGGCGCAGGCGACGGAGCCGGCCTGTTGGATTCCGATTCGGTTGGCGGATCGGGTCGTGTTTGCGGGTGACCATTGTCAATTGCCGCCGACGGTCAAAAGTCAGGAGGCGGCCCGCGCCGGATTTGCGGTTTCCCTGTTTGAAAAATGTATTTCACGGCATCCGGAGGCAGCTTGCATGTTGCGCACGCAGTACCGCATGCATGCGCAGATCATGGGCTTCAGCAACCATGCCTTTTACAAGGACGGCCTTCGCGCGGATGAATCCGTCGTCGATCACCGACTCAGCGAAGATCCCGAGAAGCCTTTGCTCAACAAGCCGTTGGAATTCATCGATACTGCGGGCTGCGGTTATGAGGAAAAGTTGAATCCCGAGACCAAAAGCCTCAGCAATCCGGGCGAAGCGGACATTCTCTTTGCGCATTTGATGGAACTTTGTGAGGCCTTGCGTTCGCAGAAAGGTTGGCCAAGTTTGGGGATCATTTCGCCGTACAAAGACCAGGTTTTGCTGCTGCGCGAGCGCTTGGAGCAGGTTGCGATCCACAACGGATGGCGCCCCTTCATCACAGTCGACACCGTCGACGGTTTCCAAGGGCAGGAGCGGGACATCATCTACATCAGCATGGTACGCAGCAACAACGAGGGCGGCATCGGCTTCCTTGGAGATACCCGCAGGATGAACGTCGCGATGACCCGTGCCCGCAAAAAGCTCGTTTTGATCGGTGACAGCGGCACCTTGGCCTTGCATCCGTTTTATCGGGATTTTTTGGATTATATTGATTCACAGGGCGCTTATGTAAGTGCCTGGGATTATGTGCATTTGGTCGGGCAGTGA